In Tachysurus fulvidraco isolate hzauxx_2018 chromosome 1, HZAU_PFXX_2.0, whole genome shotgun sequence, a single window of DNA contains:
- the si:ch211-288d18.1 gene encoding USP6 N-terminal-like protein isoform X1, with translation MIRRRSSLIFDRFNKIRHSRREPVVKDEVHGREEGVEIDPWEDADYSIFKVTDRFGFLHEEELPSPTLLEEKQKQLEVERVQKWLKMVRKWEKYKNSERMMKRVYKGIPLQLRGQAWSLLLDVEKVKKENEGKYERMIKQGKIYSTEIKQIDLDVNRTFRNHIMFMDRFGVKQQSLFHMLTAYSVYNTEVSYCQGMSQIAAILLMYMNEEDAFWAMSQLLTNQQHAMHGFFIPGFPKLQRFQNHHDQILSKLLPKLKKHLDKEQMSSGIYSTKWFLQCFIDRTPFTLTLRLWDIFILEGEKILTAMAYTILKLHKKRLLKMSLEELREFLQEKIAQSFELSDDIVIEQLQVSMTELRKMKLDLPSPAKPDELPRNPLGVELPVLLPHRRLQNPALDQETPDKSQLAKQTPALIQISLQESIVPDRGSPEDKWPFQDREIDGISPFPSPDPVLVHTEIVFGPDGVMETQEEQPPPYEPPKIKEANNSSLPSHLAMNMCGTSTESAHLYAPQDISQDTLQATLEDDLFVMLPSKCQLTLSTASMKDPQYENLPKTEMVETREEKKFVSVKSVVLTQNSAFIELPNTDSEQQSSSPHRGVSLTTTGRKLMTVHSDPLFQHHDLPTLPKSETF, from the exons GGCAGGGAGGAGGGTGTCGAGATCGACCCTTGGGAAGATGCAGACTACAGCATTTTCAAGGTCACGGATCGCTTTGGCTTCCTGCA TGAGGAAGAGCTTCCTTCTCCAACTCTTCTTGAAGAAAAG CAAAAGCAGCTAGAAGTTGAACGTGTGCAGAAATGGTTGAAGATGGTTCGGAAATGGGAGAAGTACAAAAACAGCGAGCGG ATGATGAAGAGGGTGTACAAGGGGATTCCACTGCAGCTGCGAGGTCAAGCTTGGAGCCTTTTACTGGATGTGGAGAAAGTTAAAAAGGAGAATGAGGGGAAATATGAG AGAATGATAAAACAAGGAAAGATCTACTCCACAGAAATTAAACAGATTGATCTTGATGTGAACAGAACCTTCCGAAATCACATCATGTTTATGGATCGATTTGGAGTAAA GCAGCAGTCACTGTTCCACATGCTCACTGCATACTCCGTATACAACACG gaGGTGAGCTACTGCCAAGGAATGAGTCAGATAGCTGCCATTCTGCTGATGTACATGAATGAGGAAGATGCATTTTGGGCCATGTCACAGCTCTTGACCAATCAGCAACACGCCATGCACG GTTTCTTTATCCCAGGATTTCCCAAACTGCAGAGGTTCCAGAATCACCATGATCAGATTCTGTCCAAACTTCTTCCTAAACTGAAGAAGCATCTG GACAAGGAGCAGATGTCCAGCGGCATTTACAGTACTAAATGGTTCCTGCAGTGTTTTATTGACCGG ACACCATTCACCCTGACCTTACGCCTGTGGGACATCTTTATTCTTGAGGGTGAGAAGATCCTCACAGCCATGGCCTACACCATCCTTAAACTGCACAAAA AGCGTTTGTTGAAGATGTCTCTGGAGGAATTGAGAGAGTTTCTACAAGAGAAGATTGCCCAATCCTTCGAGCTCAGCGATGATATAGTCATTGAGCAGCTTCAGGTCTCCATGACAGAGCTGCGCAAAATGAAGCTGGACCTTCCTTCTCCAG CTAAGCCTGATGAGTTGCCACGGAATCCACTTGGTGTGGAGCTGCCTGTCCTGCTGCCCCATAGGCGACTCCAAAACCCGGCCTTGGATCAGGAAACACCAGACAAGAGCCAGTTAGCCAAACAAACTCCAGCTCTAATCCAAATCTCACTCCAGGAATCAATTGTTCCTGATCGGGGCTCCCCAGAAGATAAGTGGCCCTTTCAGGACAGGGAAATAGACGGCATTTCTCCATTTCCCTCCCCTGACCCGGTGCTGGTCCATACTGAGATAGTTTTTGGCCCAGACGGAGTGATGGAAACCCAGGAAGAGCAGCCACCACCATATGAACCCCCTAAAATTAAGGAAGCGAATAACTCTTCACTTCCTTCCCACCTGGCTATGAATATGTGTGGTACTTCAACAGAATCAGCACATTTATATGCACCTCAGGACATTTCACAAGACACTTTGCAGGCTACATTGGAGGATGATTTATTTGTAATGCTCCCAAGCAAGTGCCAGTTAACATTATCTACAGCCTCAATGAAGGATCCCCAATATGAAAACCTCCCAAAAACAGAAATGGTGGAaacaagagaagagaaaaaatttGTGTCAGTGAAGTCTGTGGTTTTAACTCAGAATTCTGCTTTTATTGAACTTCCCAACACAGACTCTGAACAACAGTCATCTTCCCCACACAGAGGGGTTTCATTAACCACCACTGGAAGGAAACTGATGACTGTTCACTCAGACCCACTGTTTCAGCACCATGATCTTCCCACTCTGCCAAAATCAGAGACTTTTTAA
- the si:ch211-288d18.1 gene encoding USP6 N-terminal-like protein isoform X2 encodes MFHIDMKKDIEVLIAEERAQIISKYDKGREEGVEIDPWEDADYSIFKVTDRFGFLHEEELPSPTLLEEKQKQLEVERVQKWLKMVRKWEKYKNSERMMKRVYKGIPLQLRGQAWSLLLDVEKVKKENEGKYERMIKQGKIYSTEIKQIDLDVNRTFRNHIMFMDRFGVKQQSLFHMLTAYSVYNTEVSYCQGMSQIAAILLMYMNEEDAFWAMSQLLTNQQHAMHGFFIPGFPKLQRFQNHHDQILSKLLPKLKKHLDKEQMSSGIYSTKWFLQCFIDRTPFTLTLRLWDIFILEGEKILTAMAYTILKLHKKRLLKMSLEELREFLQEKIAQSFELSDDIVIEQLQVSMTELRKMKLDLPSPAKPDELPRNPLGVELPVLLPHRRLQNPALDQETPDKSQLAKQTPALIQISLQESIVPDRGSPEDKWPFQDREIDGISPFPSPDPVLVHTEIVFGPDGVMETQEEQPPPYEPPKIKEANNSSLPSHLAMNMCGTSTESAHLYAPQDISQDTLQATLEDDLFVMLPSKCQLTLSTASMKDPQYENLPKTEMVETREEKKFVSVKSVVLTQNSAFIELPNTDSEQQSSSPHRGVSLTTTGRKLMTVHSDPLFQHHDLPTLPKSETF; translated from the exons GGCAGGGAGGAGGGTGTCGAGATCGACCCTTGGGAAGATGCAGACTACAGCATTTTCAAGGTCACGGATCGCTTTGGCTTCCTGCA TGAGGAAGAGCTTCCTTCTCCAACTCTTCTTGAAGAAAAG CAAAAGCAGCTAGAAGTTGAACGTGTGCAGAAATGGTTGAAGATGGTTCGGAAATGGGAGAAGTACAAAAACAGCGAGCGG ATGATGAAGAGGGTGTACAAGGGGATTCCACTGCAGCTGCGAGGTCAAGCTTGGAGCCTTTTACTGGATGTGGAGAAAGTTAAAAAGGAGAATGAGGGGAAATATGAG AGAATGATAAAACAAGGAAAGATCTACTCCACAGAAATTAAACAGATTGATCTTGATGTGAACAGAACCTTCCGAAATCACATCATGTTTATGGATCGATTTGGAGTAAA GCAGCAGTCACTGTTCCACATGCTCACTGCATACTCCGTATACAACACG gaGGTGAGCTACTGCCAAGGAATGAGTCAGATAGCTGCCATTCTGCTGATGTACATGAATGAGGAAGATGCATTTTGGGCCATGTCACAGCTCTTGACCAATCAGCAACACGCCATGCACG GTTTCTTTATCCCAGGATTTCCCAAACTGCAGAGGTTCCAGAATCACCATGATCAGATTCTGTCCAAACTTCTTCCTAAACTGAAGAAGCATCTG GACAAGGAGCAGATGTCCAGCGGCATTTACAGTACTAAATGGTTCCTGCAGTGTTTTATTGACCGG ACACCATTCACCCTGACCTTACGCCTGTGGGACATCTTTATTCTTGAGGGTGAGAAGATCCTCACAGCCATGGCCTACACCATCCTTAAACTGCACAAAA AGCGTTTGTTGAAGATGTCTCTGGAGGAATTGAGAGAGTTTCTACAAGAGAAGATTGCCCAATCCTTCGAGCTCAGCGATGATATAGTCATTGAGCAGCTTCAGGTCTCCATGACAGAGCTGCGCAAAATGAAGCTGGACCTTCCTTCTCCAG CTAAGCCTGATGAGTTGCCACGGAATCCACTTGGTGTGGAGCTGCCTGTCCTGCTGCCCCATAGGCGACTCCAAAACCCGGCCTTGGATCAGGAAACACCAGACAAGAGCCAGTTAGCCAAACAAACTCCAGCTCTAATCCAAATCTCACTCCAGGAATCAATTGTTCCTGATCGGGGCTCCCCAGAAGATAAGTGGCCCTTTCAGGACAGGGAAATAGACGGCATTTCTCCATTTCCCTCCCCTGACCCGGTGCTGGTCCATACTGAGATAGTTTTTGGCCCAGACGGAGTGATGGAAACCCAGGAAGAGCAGCCACCACCATATGAACCCCCTAAAATTAAGGAAGCGAATAACTCTTCACTTCCTTCCCACCTGGCTATGAATATGTGTGGTACTTCAACAGAATCAGCACATTTATATGCACCTCAGGACATTTCACAAGACACTTTGCAGGCTACATTGGAGGATGATTTATTTGTAATGCTCCCAAGCAAGTGCCAGTTAACATTATCTACAGCCTCAATGAAGGATCCCCAATATGAAAACCTCCCAAAAACAGAAATGGTGGAaacaagagaagagaaaaaatttGTGTCAGTGAAGTCTGTGGTTTTAACTCAGAATTCTGCTTTTATTGAACTTCCCAACACAGACTCTGAACAACAGTCATCTTCCCCACACAGAGGGGTTTCATTAACCACCACTGGAAGGAAACTGATGACTGTTCACTCAGACCCACTGTTTCAGCACCATGATCTTCCCACTCTGCCAAAATCAGAGACTTTTTAA
- the si:ch211-288d18.1 gene encoding USP6 N-terminal-like protein isoform X3, producing the protein MKKDIEVLIAEERAQIISKYDKGREEGVEIDPWEDADYSIFKVTDRFGFLHEEELPSPTLLEEKQKQLEVERVQKWLKMVRKWEKYKNSERMMKRVYKGIPLQLRGQAWSLLLDVEKVKKENEGKYERMIKQGKIYSTEIKQIDLDVNRTFRNHIMFMDRFGVKQQSLFHMLTAYSVYNTEVSYCQGMSQIAAILLMYMNEEDAFWAMSQLLTNQQHAMHGFFIPGFPKLQRFQNHHDQILSKLLPKLKKHLDKEQMSSGIYSTKWFLQCFIDRTPFTLTLRLWDIFILEGEKILTAMAYTILKLHKKRLLKMSLEELREFLQEKIAQSFELSDDIVIEQLQVSMTELRKMKLDLPSPAKPDELPRNPLGVELPVLLPHRRLQNPALDQETPDKSQLAKQTPALIQISLQESIVPDRGSPEDKWPFQDREIDGISPFPSPDPVLVHTEIVFGPDGVMETQEEQPPPYEPPKIKEANNSSLPSHLAMNMCGTSTESAHLYAPQDISQDTLQATLEDDLFVMLPSKCQLTLSTASMKDPQYENLPKTEMVETREEKKFVSVKSVVLTQNSAFIELPNTDSEQQSSSPHRGVSLTTTGRKLMTVHSDPLFQHHDLPTLPKSETF; encoded by the exons GGCAGGGAGGAGGGTGTCGAGATCGACCCTTGGGAAGATGCAGACTACAGCATTTTCAAGGTCACGGATCGCTTTGGCTTCCTGCA TGAGGAAGAGCTTCCTTCTCCAACTCTTCTTGAAGAAAAG CAAAAGCAGCTAGAAGTTGAACGTGTGCAGAAATGGTTGAAGATGGTTCGGAAATGGGAGAAGTACAAAAACAGCGAGCGG ATGATGAAGAGGGTGTACAAGGGGATTCCACTGCAGCTGCGAGGTCAAGCTTGGAGCCTTTTACTGGATGTGGAGAAAGTTAAAAAGGAGAATGAGGGGAAATATGAG AGAATGATAAAACAAGGAAAGATCTACTCCACAGAAATTAAACAGATTGATCTTGATGTGAACAGAACCTTCCGAAATCACATCATGTTTATGGATCGATTTGGAGTAAA GCAGCAGTCACTGTTCCACATGCTCACTGCATACTCCGTATACAACACG gaGGTGAGCTACTGCCAAGGAATGAGTCAGATAGCTGCCATTCTGCTGATGTACATGAATGAGGAAGATGCATTTTGGGCCATGTCACAGCTCTTGACCAATCAGCAACACGCCATGCACG GTTTCTTTATCCCAGGATTTCCCAAACTGCAGAGGTTCCAGAATCACCATGATCAGATTCTGTCCAAACTTCTTCCTAAACTGAAGAAGCATCTG GACAAGGAGCAGATGTCCAGCGGCATTTACAGTACTAAATGGTTCCTGCAGTGTTTTATTGACCGG ACACCATTCACCCTGACCTTACGCCTGTGGGACATCTTTATTCTTGAGGGTGAGAAGATCCTCACAGCCATGGCCTACACCATCCTTAAACTGCACAAAA AGCGTTTGTTGAAGATGTCTCTGGAGGAATTGAGAGAGTTTCTACAAGAGAAGATTGCCCAATCCTTCGAGCTCAGCGATGATATAGTCATTGAGCAGCTTCAGGTCTCCATGACAGAGCTGCGCAAAATGAAGCTGGACCTTCCTTCTCCAG CTAAGCCTGATGAGTTGCCACGGAATCCACTTGGTGTGGAGCTGCCTGTCCTGCTGCCCCATAGGCGACTCCAAAACCCGGCCTTGGATCAGGAAACACCAGACAAGAGCCAGTTAGCCAAACAAACTCCAGCTCTAATCCAAATCTCACTCCAGGAATCAATTGTTCCTGATCGGGGCTCCCCAGAAGATAAGTGGCCCTTTCAGGACAGGGAAATAGACGGCATTTCTCCATTTCCCTCCCCTGACCCGGTGCTGGTCCATACTGAGATAGTTTTTGGCCCAGACGGAGTGATGGAAACCCAGGAAGAGCAGCCACCACCATATGAACCCCCTAAAATTAAGGAAGCGAATAACTCTTCACTTCCTTCCCACCTGGCTATGAATATGTGTGGTACTTCAACAGAATCAGCACATTTATATGCACCTCAGGACATTTCACAAGACACTTTGCAGGCTACATTGGAGGATGATTTATTTGTAATGCTCCCAAGCAAGTGCCAGTTAACATTATCTACAGCCTCAATGAAGGATCCCCAATATGAAAACCTCCCAAAAACAGAAATGGTGGAaacaagagaagagaaaaaatttGTGTCAGTGAAGTCTGTGGTTTTAACTCAGAATTCTGCTTTTATTGAACTTCCCAACACAGACTCTGAACAACAGTCATCTTCCCCACACAGAGGGGTTTCATTAACCACCACTGGAAGGAAACTGATGACTGTTCACTCAGACCCACTGTTTCAGCACCATGATCTTCCCACTCTGCCAAAATCAGAGACTTTTTAA